The sequence TTGATTTTTCTTCTTTTTTTTCTTTCGGTTTTTTTTCTGGCAGTTTCTTCTCTGGCGGTTTTTTCTCCAACGCTTTATATAATTCGCCTACTTTCTTTTCGTAATCTTCCCGCGTTAAATTATCCCGCCGGAAACGGGCTTTTTCTTTCGCGATATGTTTACGAATGCTTTTCGGCAAATGAGATTTAGTCATAACTTTAAAGTTATACCATATATATTTATTTAAGCATATTAAGTTCTTCTTTCACGACTGCCCGATCATCCCACGGAATGCGCTTTCCGGCCGGACCCATAATGGCGGACTCCGCTCCTTTGCCGGTAATAATAACAACATCGCCGGCCGCGGCGCTTTTTAACGCTTTTTTTATGGCTTCGCGGCGGTCAAGAATTTCATAAACATTAGAAATTGGAAATTGGAAATTGGAAATTCCAGATTTTATCTCCGATAAAATCTGGATTGGATCTTCGTCATAAGGGTCTTCGTTGGTTAAAATAATTTCTTGGCATAATTCTCCCGCGATTCCGCCCATTTTCGGCCTTTTCCATTTATCGCGGCCGCCGCCGGCCGCGCCTAAAACGCAGATTAATTTGCCGGAATTGCCGGCTTGAACCGAAGTTTTTAAAGTCCGATAAACTTTTTCCAAAGAATCAGGCGTATGCGCATAATCCACCGCCACTCGAAATAATTGGCCGCTATCAATAAATTCCATCCGGCCGGGGATATTTTTTATTTTTACGAAAGCCAATTTTATTTTTTCATCGCTGACGCCAAGCGCTCGCGCGACCGCTATCGCCGCCAGCGCGTTATAAACGTTAAATTCACCTAAAAGCGGCAGACTGAATTCCGTTTTACCGACTAAAAATTTTATTTCATTATCCGCTAGCTTCACATTTTCCGCTTTAATCATCGCGGCGTTTTTTATCCCGTAAGTAATTTTCTCTTCAGCCGGAAATTCCAAAAAATATTTTGCGTGGCCGTCATCCGCGTTCACAACGCTTACATTATGCGGCTCCTTAAATAATTTCCCTTTTGCCTGTTTGTAATTTTCAAATCCGCCGTGCGATTCAATGTGCTCCGGCGTAAGATTGGTTATCGCTAAAATGCGCCATTTAACGTTTTTATGGCGAAATTGCCGGATCCCCTCGGAAGTCACTTCAATGACCGCATGGCTAACGCCGGATTTTTTGG is a genomic window of Candidatus Niyogibacteria bacterium containing:
- a CDS encoding UDP-N-acetylmuramoyl-L-alanyl-D-glutamate--2,6-diaminopimelate ligase; its protein translation is MLEKVLRIAKKIIPRPIFVFFQPFYHWLLNFLAAAQYGWPARKITMIGITGTNGKSTVVNLLAEILEEAGIKTASISSLRFRIGEKEWPNALKMTMPGRFFLQKFLARAKKSGVSHAVIEVTSEGIRQFRHKNVKWRILAITNLTPEHIESHGGFENYKQAKGKLFKEPHNVSVVNADDGHAKYFLEFPAEEKITYGIKNAAMIKAENVKLADNEIKFLVGKTEFSLPLLGEFNVYNALAAIAVARALGVSDEKIKLAFVKIKNIPGRMEFIDSGQLFRVAVDYAHTPDSLEKVYRTLKTSVQAGNSGKLICVLGAAGGGRDKWKRPKMGGIAGELCQEIILTNEDPYDEDPIQILSEIKSGISNFQFPISNVYEILDRREAIKKALKSAAAGDVVIITGKGAESAIMGPAGKRIPWDDRAVVKEELNMLK